The following proteins come from a genomic window of Phnomibacter ginsenosidimutans:
- a CDS encoding cell division protein FtsQ/DivIB, whose protein sequence is MSKRKIYRILGNTVWLLLIAGVVVLMFTSMQVRETKPCAGVIINIDAVEGKIFIEEKDVRNMLAASVGGNLKSDIHQFDLRKMEERLRKEIWIQDAQLYVDNEAVLHVNIQERVPLARIFDTQGSTFYIDSAGMQLPISRSDRAEVPVFTGLPALNNNNKAMHKQAIAAVLKVVSAMQQDEFWDAQAAQIEYLPGNRFELYPAIGFHTVDLGDTSDMKNKLQRLKLFYQQVMAKQPIDAYSRISVAFKNQIVASKGADSLRSVDAAQALKLFNQLVEQSKNEVNATAIEMTAGQGRIVQEAETGIKTELPVTTNNKTPAANNKPITPKNNDSVKTPKAILSPNNNNN, encoded by the coding sequence TTGAGTAAAAGAAAAATATATCGCATACTGGGCAACACAGTTTGGTTGCTGCTGATAGCAGGAGTTGTGGTACTCATGTTTACCAGCATGCAGGTGCGTGAAACAAAACCCTGCGCCGGTGTTATCATCAATATTGATGCTGTAGAAGGCAAAATCTTTATTGAAGAAAAAGACGTACGCAACATGCTGGCAGCATCAGTTGGTGGCAACCTGAAATCAGATATCCATCAGTTTGATTTGCGCAAAATGGAAGAGCGACTGCGTAAAGAAATCTGGATACAAGATGCACAGTTGTATGTGGACAATGAAGCGGTGTTACATGTGAATATTCAGGAGCGGGTACCGCTGGCCAGAATTTTTGATACACAAGGTTCTACTTTCTATATAGACAGTGCCGGTATGCAGTTGCCCATCAGTAGAAGCGACCGCGCCGAAGTGCCCGTATTTACTGGTTTGCCAGCATTGAACAACAATAATAAAGCAATGCACAAGCAAGCCATTGCAGCAGTATTGAAAGTAGTGTCCGCTATGCAGCAAGATGAGTTTTGGGATGCACAGGCTGCACAAATTGAATACTTGCCTGGCAATCGTTTTGAGTTGTATCCTGCCATTGGTTTTCATACGGTAGACTTGGGCGATACCAGCGATATGAAAAACAAACTGCAACGATTGAAACTGTTTTACCAGCAGGTAATGGCGAAGCAACCCATTGATGCGTATTCACGGATTAGTGTGGCTTTCAAAAATCAAATTGTGGCATCGAAAGGCGCCGACAGTTTGCGTAGTGTAGATGCCGCACAGGCATTGAAACTTTTCAATCAGTTGGTAGAGCAAAGCAAGAATGAAGTAAATGCTACTGCTATTGAAATGACTGCCGGACAAGGACGGATTGTACAAGAAGCAGAAACCGGTATCAAAACAGAATTGCCGGTAACAACCAACAACAAAACACCTGCTGCCAACAATAAACCTATCACACCAAAAAACAATGATTCAGTCAAAACCCCGAAAGCGATTTTATCACCCAACAATAACAACAACTAA
- the murC gene encoding UDP-N-acetylmuramate--L-alanine ligase, whose product MLSLKDIQRIYFIGIGGIGMSAIARFFLHKGVVVSGYDKTETTLTKQLSEEGALIHYTDEVALLDKDVQLVVYTPAIPAQHEELNWYRNNGYKVVKRSDILQIITADSFNICIAGTHGKTSISTMVGHLLRHTEYGCNVFLGGVSVNYGTNFWGSENNVCVVEADEFDRSFHKLSPDIAAITSMDADHLDIYGTVEAMEDAFVEFAQRIKSAGVLIRKKQLKRLDEAPIQRQLTYSLINELYTHDCGDDCHSHDDIPADIHADNIRIEQGGYLFDAYVAGQWIRNVQLNIGGMHNVENMLVAIAVAKMLRIADDKIIAAVADYKGVKRRFEYLWNNQSTGTQVAIDDYAHHPEELRALLNSAKQLYPALAMTVVFQPHLFSRTKDHAAAFAEVLSIADRVVLLPIYPARELPMPGVTSELIAAGMPKDKVQVLTKEEWMADLDIHQPEMLVTAGAGDIDTLLPLVKEKLYNSN is encoded by the coding sequence ATGCTATCGCTTAAAGACATACAACGCATCTACTTCATCGGTATCGGTGGCATTGGCATGAGTGCCATTGCCCGCTTCTTCCTGCACAAAGGCGTGGTAGTGAGTGGATACGATAAAACCGAAACCACACTCACAAAACAGCTGAGTGAAGAAGGTGCATTGATTCATTATACAGATGAGGTAGCGCTGCTGGACAAAGACGTTCAACTCGTAGTGTACACGCCTGCTATTCCTGCTCAGCACGAAGAGTTGAACTGGTACCGCAACAATGGTTATAAAGTAGTGAAGCGCAGCGATATTTTGCAAATCATTACTGCCGATAGTTTCAATATCTGCATTGCCGGTACGCATGGCAAAACCAGCATCAGCACTATGGTGGGCCACTTGCTGCGCCACACCGAGTATGGTTGCAATGTGTTTTTGGGCGGTGTGTCTGTCAACTACGGCACCAACTTCTGGGGCAGTGAAAACAACGTGTGTGTAGTAGAAGCCGATGAGTTCGACAGAAGCTTCCACAAGCTGTCGCCAGATATCGCGGCCATCACTTCGATGGATGCCGATCACCTCGATATCTACGGAACGGTAGAAGCCATGGAAGATGCTTTTGTAGAGTTTGCACAACGTATTAAATCAGCTGGTGTACTCATTCGCAAAAAGCAATTGAAGCGGTTGGATGAAGCACCGATTCAACGGCAGCTCACGTATAGTTTGATTAACGAACTATATACACATGATTGTGGCGATGATTGCCACAGCCATGATGATATACCGGCTGATATTCATGCAGACAACATTCGCATTGAGCAAGGTGGTTATTTGTTTGATGCGTATGTGGCTGGTCAGTGGATTCGCAATGTGCAGCTGAATATTGGCGGTATGCACAATGTAGAAAACATGCTGGTTGCAATTGCAGTAGCGAAAATGTTGCGTATTGCCGATGATAAAATCATTGCAGCAGTAGCTGATTACAAAGGGGTGAAGCGTCGCTTTGAATACCTGTGGAATAATCAATCGACCGGCACACAAGTAGCTATCGATGATTACGCACATCATCCGGAAGAACTGCGGGCATTGCTCAACAGTGCCAAACAATTGTATCCTGCACTCGCCATGACGGTGGTGTTTCAGCCGCATTTGTTTAGCCGCACCAAAGATCATGCAGCAGCCTTTGCCGAAGTGCTGAGCATCGCCGACAGAGTAGTGTTGTTGCCCATTTATCCGGCCAGAGAATTGCCCATGCCCGGTGTAACCAGTGAGCTCATAGCTGCAGGTATGCCCAAGGATAAAGTACAGGTATTGACGAAGGAAGAATGGATGGCCGATTTAGATATTCATCAACCCGAAATGCTGGTAACAGCAGGTGCTGGTGACATAGATACATTACTGCCGTTGGTAAAAGAAAAACTGTATAACAGCAATTGA
- the murG gene encoding undecaprenyldiphospho-muramoylpentapeptide beta-N-acetylglucosaminyltransferase: MSKARIIIAGGGTGGHIFPAVAVAKAIKTLQPDADILFVGAKGKMEMEKVPQAGFNIEGLDIAGFNRTHLWKNWSLPFKLIQSFWQVRSIFKRFQPTAAFGVGGYSSFPVLKLAQQKGIPTFLHESNAFAGKANQMLGKNASKVFVAGAGMEKFFPASKLMITGNPVRKEIAAPQKDAAAARQQFGLQPNVPVVLIIGGSLGARSINQAIEHNLPALLQSGWQVIWQTGKLFEAEAKAAVANNPQVWTSAFIEDMSAAYAAADIVVSRAGAMSVAELCIVAKPAVFVPFPFAAEDHQTANAMQLVNAGAAAVVADADAKQTLVPTVLELMHNEHTRNNMQQQLKQLARLDADTIIAKEILNTIHAIA, from the coding sequence ATGAGTAAGGCAAGAATCATTATAGCTGGTGGCGGTACTGGTGGCCATATTTTTCCTGCAGTAGCGGTGGCCAAAGCCATCAAAACATTGCAGCCCGATGCCGACATTTTATTTGTTGGTGCCAAGGGTAAAATGGAAATGGAAAAAGTACCACAAGCTGGTTTCAATATTGAAGGATTGGACATCGCTGGATTCAACAGAACGCATCTCTGGAAGAACTGGTCGTTGCCATTCAAGCTCATCCAAAGTTTTTGGCAGGTGCGTAGCATCTTCAAACGCTTTCAACCAACAGCCGCGTTTGGTGTAGGTGGTTACAGCAGTTTTCCGGTGCTGAAGTTGGCACAGCAAAAAGGTATTCCCACTTTCCTGCATGAGAGCAATGCCTTTGCAGGAAAGGCCAATCAAATGCTGGGTAAAAATGCCAGCAAAGTTTTTGTAGCGGGTGCAGGCATGGAAAAATTCTTTCCTGCCAGCAAACTGATGATTACCGGAAATCCGGTGCGCAAAGAAATTGCGGCGCCACAAAAAGATGCCGCTGCAGCCCGCCAGCAGTTTGGCTTGCAGCCCAATGTGCCGGTAGTATTAATCATCGGCGGCAGCCTGGGAGCAAGAAGCATCAATCAGGCTATCGAACATAACCTGCCTGCATTGCTGCAATCTGGTTGGCAGGTGATATGGCAAACCGGTAAGCTGTTTGAAGCTGAAGCGAAAGCTGCCGTAGCCAATAACCCACAAGTGTGGACGAGTGCATTTATTGAAGACATGAGTGCTGCGTATGCAGCTGCAGATATAGTGGTGAGCAGGGCAGGTGCCATGAGTGTAGCAGAGCTGTGCATAGTAGCCAAGCCTGCAGTGTTTGTGCCTTTCCCGTTTGCTGCAGAAGACCATCAAACTGCCAACGCTATGCAATTGGTAAATGCCGGTGCTGCTGCCGTGGTAGCCGATGCAGATGCCAAACAAACACTAGTGCCTACTGTACTCGAACTCATGCACAACGAACACACACGAAACAACATGCAGCAGCAACTGAAGCAACTGGCACGGTTGGATGCTGATACCATTATTGCTAAAGAGATATTGAATACGATACATGCTATCGCTTAA
- a CDS encoding FtsW/RodA/SpoVE family cell cycle protein, whose translation MNLGDFSAGKLLLLSGKTRGDRVIWSIVAVLVVISLLAVYSSTGSLAYKQNKGNTEYYLFRQITFIVIGVGVIYFTHLVDYRFFSKVALWLYIASIPLLLYTLLFGANLNEANRWIKLPLINLTFQTSDFARLALFMYLARQISRKQNVITDFKKGYLPMLLPIGITCLLIAPANLSTCLLTGATGLLVLFMGRASIKHLLLTIGIAAIPVVMLIAAAVFTHKSEAATVAANNESGVVQNIRKQGRVGTWVSRIQDFIYAEGDAVPYQVQQAKVAIAKGSWIGLGPGNSEQRNFLPHPYSDFIYAIIIEEYGFLGGMLMVFLYLAFLYRCIRIVGKCPYAFGTFLALALGVTLAIQAISNMAVNVNIVPVTGVTLPLVSMGGTSFLFTCFSIGILLSIARNIEQLEGKEEPAKAEVAA comes from the coding sequence TTGAACCTGGGAGATTTCTCAGCAGGCAAACTCTTGTTGCTGTCGGGCAAAACTCGTGGTGACCGGGTGATCTGGAGCATCGTGGCCGTACTGGTAGTCATCAGTTTGCTGGCCGTGTACAGCTCTACCGGATCGCTGGCATACAAGCAAAACAAGGGCAATACCGAGTATTATCTTTTCCGTCAGATTACGTTTATTGTAATAGGTGTTGGTGTTATCTACTTCACCCACTTGGTTGATTACCGTTTCTTCAGCAAAGTGGCGTTGTGGTTGTACATCGCTTCCATTCCGCTCTTGCTGTATACCTTATTGTTTGGGGCCAATCTCAACGAAGCCAACCGTTGGATTAAGCTCCCATTAATCAATCTTACTTTTCAAACTTCCGACTTTGCACGTCTGGCTTTGTTCATGTATTTGGCAAGACAAATCAGCCGCAAGCAAAATGTGATTACTGATTTTAAGAAGGGCTATCTGCCCATGTTGTTGCCCATTGGCATTACCTGTTTGCTCATTGCACCGGCCAACCTCAGTACTTGTTTGCTCACTGGTGCTACGGGTTTGTTGGTGTTGTTTATGGGTCGTGCTTCTATCAAGCATTTGTTGTTGACGATCGGCATTGCTGCTATTCCTGTGGTGATGCTGATTGCTGCTGCTGTGTTTACACACAAGTCAGAAGCAGCAACAGTAGCAGCCAATAACGAAAGCGGAGTGGTGCAGAATATCCGCAAGCAAGGGCGGGTAGGTACATGGGTAAGCCGCATTCAGGATTTTATCTATGCCGAAGGCGATGCCGTTCCTTATCAGGTGCAACAAGCCAAGGTAGCTATTGCTAAAGGCAGCTGGATTGGTCTTGGCCCCGGCAATAGTGAACAGCGCAACTTTTTACCCCATCCGTACAGCGATTTTATTTACGCCATCATTATCGAAGAGTATGGCTTTTTGGGTGGCATGCTGATGGTGTTTTTATACCTCGCATTTCTCTATCGCTGCATTCGCATTGTGGGCAAATGTCCTTATGCATTCGGAACGTTTCTGGCGTTGGCACTCGGTGTTACGCTGGCCATTCAGGCCATCAGTAACATGGCGGTCAACGTAAATATAGTGCCCGTTACAGGTGTTACCCTGCCCCTCGTAAGTATGGGTGGTACATCCTTTTTGTTCACTTGTTTTTCTATTGGCATCCTGCTCAGCATTGCCCGCAATATTGAGCAACTCGAAGGCAAAGAAGAACCAGCAAAAGCGGAGGTGGCAGCATGA
- a CDS encoding Mur ligase family protein produces the protein MSIHDFALKGKHNQYNTMAAGIAATVLDIRKDKIREAIQTFESLEHRMEPVATIRGVEYINDSKATNINSTWYALESMTKPTVLILGGVDKGNDYTVIEDLVTEKVKAIICMGVDNAKIHEAFAGKVPAIVDADSAKAAVMAAYKLAEKGDAVLLSPACASFDLFKNYEDRGTQFKMAVKEL, from the coding sequence ATGAGTATTCACGACTTCGCATTGAAAGGAAAACACAATCAATACAATACTATGGCTGCGGGGATTGCTGCAACGGTGCTGGACATCAGGAAGGACAAGATTAGAGAAGCCATTCAAACATTCGAAAGTCTTGAGCATCGCATGGAGCCCGTAGCTACCATTCGTGGTGTTGAATACATCAACGATAGCAAGGCTACCAACATCAACAGCACCTGGTATGCATTGGAAAGCATGACCAAGCCAACGGTGCTCATTTTGGGTGGTGTAGATAAAGGCAATGACTACACCGTGATTGAAGATTTGGTTACAGAAAAGGTAAAAGCAATTATCTGCATGGGTGTAGACAATGCTAAAATACATGAAGCGTTTGCAGGTAAAGTACCAGCGATTGTAGATGCAGATAGTGCAAAGGCAGCGGTAATGGCAGCATACAAACTGGCGGAGAAAGGTGATGCAGTATTGCTCTCTCCTGCATGCGCCAGCTTCGATTTGTTTAAGAACTACGAAGACCGCGGAACACAATTTAAAATGGCCGTAAAAGAATTGTAA
- a CDS encoding Mur ligase family protein has protein sequence MGKQLIILGAGESGVGAAILAKAKGYDVFVSDGGAISKPYEAELMQHGIAYESGSHSMERILQADEVVKSPGIPEKAAVVKAIRARGIPVISEVEFAYRYKGDSKIIGITGSNGKSTTTSLIYAICKAGGLDCALVGNIGYSIARQVAIDPKPLYVAEISSFQLDDIVTFRPDIAVLVNITEDHLDRYNYQFENYINAKFRITENQQPGDYCIYCADDEVTVANQHKFSNLTNLLPFTMKKKYARALISKTRRCS, from the coding sequence TTGGGTAAACAACTCATCATATTAGGTGCAGGCGAAAGCGGTGTTGGTGCAGCCATATTGGCGAAGGCCAAAGGATACGACGTGTTTGTATCTGATGGCGGAGCTATCAGCAAACCTTACGAGGCTGAATTGATGCAGCATGGCATTGCTTATGAATCTGGTTCGCACAGCATGGAACGGATACTGCAAGCTGATGAAGTAGTGAAGAGCCCCGGCATTCCTGAGAAAGCTGCCGTAGTAAAAGCCATTCGTGCCCGAGGCATTCCGGTGATTAGCGAAGTGGAATTTGCATACCGCTACAAAGGCGATAGCAAAATCATCGGCATCACCGGTAGCAATGGTAAAAGCACCACCACCTCACTCATCTATGCTATTTGCAAAGCAGGAGGGTTGGATTGTGCACTGGTGGGAAACATTGGTTATTCCATTGCCCGTCAGGTAGCCATCGATCCAAAGCCTTTGTATGTAGCCGAAATCAGCAGCTTTCAGTTGGATGACATCGTTACGTTTCGACCTGACATTGCCGTGTTGGTCAACATCACGGAAGACCATCTCGACCGTTACAACTATCAATTTGAAAACTATATCAATGCGAAGTTTCGCATCACCGAAAATCAGCAGCCGGGTGACTATTGCATCTACTGCGCCGACGATGAAGTAACCGTAGCTAACCAACATAAATTCAGTAACCTAACTAACCTATTGCCATTCACCATGAAAAAGAAGTACGCCAGGGCGCTTATATCAAAGACGAGGAGATGCTCATAA
- the mraY gene encoding phospho-N-acetylmuramoyl-pentapeptide-transferase gives MLYHLFNWLHSEFDLSGAGLFQFITFRVALAVMLSLVITTVFGKRIIKRLQNMQVGEAVRELGLPGEVDKANTPTMGGFIILLAILVPTLLFAKIENIYIILMLLVTVWCGMIGFIDDYLKLRAKRIAKAKGIQYKKADADGLAGKFKVAGQIGLGLIVGATLYFNQSVVVEREVVGTNQQVVLQSKERLVGETVKIIDGEEHRFVKVQTPITTIPFVKGHEFNYAKLLPKTWEDYTYILYIIVVIFIITAVSNGSNITDGLDGLATGVSAIIGAVLGLFAYTSGNIRFAEYLNIMYIPNLGELSIFIGAFIGACVGFLWYNAYPAQVFMGDTGSLALGGIIASLAIIVRKELLIPIFCGVFLIENLSVILQVSYFKYTKRKYGEGRRIFLMSPLHHHYQKLGYHESKIAVRFWVITLILAIFSVITLKMR, from the coding sequence ATGCTCTACCACCTGTTCAATTGGCTTCACAGCGAGTTTGACCTTTCGGGTGCCGGACTGTTTCAGTTCATCACCTTTAGGGTGGCGTTGGCTGTTATGTTGTCGTTGGTAATCACCACCGTTTTTGGAAAACGCATCATCAAGCGTTTGCAAAACATGCAGGTGGGCGAAGCAGTACGTGAGCTCGGTTTACCCGGCGAAGTTGACAAAGCCAACACACCAACCATGGGTGGCTTTATTATTTTGCTGGCCATTTTAGTACCCACTTTGTTGTTTGCCAAAATTGAAAACATCTACATCATACTCATGTTGCTTGTAACGGTGTGGTGTGGTATGATTGGTTTTATTGACGACTACCTGAAACTCCGTGCCAAGCGGATAGCGAAGGCAAAAGGTATCCAGTATAAGAAAGCCGATGCCGATGGTTTGGCTGGTAAGTTTAAAGTAGCCGGACAAATAGGCTTGGGTTTGATTGTTGGCGCCACCTTGTACTTCAATCAATCGGTAGTGGTAGAAAGAGAAGTGGTGGGCACCAACCAACAGGTAGTGCTTCAATCTAAAGAACGGCTGGTAGGTGAAACCGTAAAAATCATTGATGGTGAAGAACACCGTTTTGTAAAAGTACAAACGCCTATCACTACCATTCCTTTTGTAAAAGGACATGAATTCAACTACGCCAAGTTGCTGCCAAAAACATGGGAAGACTACACATACATTCTGTACATCATTGTAGTCATCTTCATTATTACAGCGGTTAGCAATGGTTCAAACATTACTGATGGTTTGGATGGATTGGCCACAGGCGTGTCGGCAATCATCGGTGCAGTATTAGGATTGTTTGCTTACACGAGTGGTAACATCCGCTTTGCCGAGTATCTCAATATCATGTACATACCCAACCTGGGTGAGCTCTCCATTTTCATTGGTGCTTTCATAGGAGCATGCGTAGGCTTCTTGTGGTACAATGCATATCCCGCACAAGTATTCATGGGCGACACAGGTAGTCTGGCATTGGGCGGCATCATTGCTTCACTGGCCATCATTGTGCGTAAAGAATTACTCATTCCTATTTTCTGCGGTGTATTCCTCATTGAAAATCTGAGTGTGATTCTGCAGGTATCCTACTTCAAATACACCAAAAGAAAATACGGTGAGGGGCGGCGCATTTTTCTCATGAGTCCGCTGCATCACCACTATCAAAAACTCGGTTACCACGAAAGCAAGATTGCGGTGCGGTTCTGGGTTATCACACTCATTCTGGCCATCTTCTCAGTGATTACACTCAAAATGCGATAA
- a CDS encoding UDP-N-acetylmuramoyl-L-alanyl-D-glutamate--2,6-diaminopimelate ligase, which produces MKTLRNILQEVEVLQLTGNADQSVAGLAIDSRKVKSGFLFAAIVGWQQDGHQYINTAIANGATVVLCSTLPSTLEEAVTYVLVKNTSEALAIVANEFFNHPSAAVKLVGVTGTNGKTTVATLLFQLFTALGYKCGLISTVKNLIGDEAYTAEHTTPDAISLNGLMRTMVDAGCTHVFMECSSHAIHQHRITGLHFDGALFTNITHDHLDYHKTFDEYIRVKKAFFDGLSADAFAISNADDKRGTIMLQNCNGRRLMYALKTAADFKGKIVENNLTGLIMDINGKEVHFRMIGEFNAYNLLAVYGAAVNLGEDADQVLAVLSNLHGAEGRFDYTVSANEKVIGIVDYAHTPDALLNVLATIKKLQQGNEQVITVVGCGGDRDKTKRPLMAAAACEYSTKAILTSDNPRTEDPQEILNDMLRDMKSEHKRKCVVIADRREAIRTAIMLSQPGDIILVAGKGHEKYQDINGVKHHFDDKEELINNFQELSK; this is translated from the coding sequence GTGAAAACACTTCGCAACATATTACAAGAAGTTGAGGTGCTACAGTTGACCGGCAATGCTGATCAGTCTGTGGCTGGTTTGGCTATTGATAGCCGTAAAGTGAAGTCTGGCTTTTTGTTTGCGGCTATTGTAGGCTGGCAGCAAGATGGTCACCAGTACATCAATACAGCCATTGCAAATGGTGCTACCGTTGTATTGTGTAGCACTTTGCCCTCAACGCTGGAAGAAGCAGTGACCTATGTGTTGGTAAAGAATACATCTGAAGCACTGGCGATTGTTGCCAATGAATTTTTCAATCATCCATCTGCAGCAGTAAAGCTGGTAGGTGTAACAGGCACCAACGGAAAAACAACGGTTGCTACTTTGTTGTTTCAACTGTTTACTGCATTGGGCTACAAATGCGGCCTTATTTCTACCGTTAAAAATCTGATAGGTGATGAAGCGTACACCGCAGAACATACCACGCCCGATGCCATCAGCCTGAATGGTTTGATGCGGACGATGGTAGATGCGGGTTGCACTCACGTGTTCATGGAATGCAGTAGCCATGCTATTCATCAGCATCGCATTACAGGTCTGCATTTCGATGGTGCGTTGTTTACCAACATCACCCACGACCACCTCGATTATCACAAAACATTTGATGAGTACATCCGGGTGAAGAAAGCCTTCTTCGATGGTTTGTCTGCCGATGCATTTGCGATTAGCAATGCCGACGACAAACGCGGAACCATTATGCTGCAAAACTGCAACGGACGCCGCTTGATGTATGCGCTGAAAACAGCAGCTGACTTCAAAGGCAAGATTGTAGAAAACAACCTGACTGGTTTAATCATGGATATCAATGGCAAGGAAGTACACTTCCGCATGATTGGCGAGTTCAATGCTTACAATCTGCTGGCTGTGTATGGCGCTGCTGTAAACCTGGGCGAAGATGCCGATCAGGTGTTGGCGGTGCTCAGCAATTTGCATGGTGCTGAAGGCCGTTTTGATTATACCGTTTCAGCCAATGAAAAAGTAATCGGCATTGTAGACTATGCACATACGCCTGATGCATTGCTCAATGTACTGGCCACTATTAAAAAGTTGCAGCAAGGCAATGAGCAGGTGATTACAGTAGTTGGCTGTGGTGGCGACCGTGATAAAACCAAACGACCACTGATGGCTGCCGCTGCTTGTGAATACAGCACCAAGGCCATCTTGACCAGCGATAATCCACGCACCGAAGACCCGCAGGAAATTTTGAACGATATGCTTCGGGATATGAAGAGTGAGCATAAACGCAAGTGCGTGGTGATTGCCGATAGAAGGGAAGCAATTCGTACAGCCATCATGCTGTCTCAACCCGGAGATATCATTTTGGTGGCAGGAAAAGGCCACGAAAAATATCAAGATATCAACGGAGTGAAACATCACTTCGACGACAAAGAAGAACTCATCAACAACTTTCAGGAACTCAGTAAATAA